Proteins encoded in a region of the Eulemur rufifrons isolate Redbay chromosome 15, OSU_ERuf_1, whole genome shotgun sequence genome:
- the PGK2 gene encoding phosphoglycerate kinase 2, whose protein sequence is MSLSKKLTLDKLDVKGKRVIMRVDFNVPMKKNEITNNQRIKASVPSIKHCLDNGAKSVVLMSHLGRPDGVPMPDKYSLEPVAAELKSLLGKDVLFLKDCVGPEVEKACADPAPGSVILLENLRFHVEEEGKGQDPSGKKLKAEPDQIEAFRASLSKLGDVYVNDAFGTAHRAHSSMVGVNLPQKASGFLMKKELEYFARALENPERPFLAILGGAKVADKIQLITNMLDKVNEMIIGGGMAFTFLKVLNNMEIGASLFDEEGAKIVKDIMAKAKNNDVNITFPVDFVTADKFDENAQVGQATVESGIPPGWVALDCGPESNKKYAEIVARAKLIVWNGPLGVFEWDAFAKGTKALMDEIVKATSKGCITIIGGGDTATCCAKWNTEDKVSHVSTGGGASLELLEGKILPGVDALSNL, encoded by the coding sequence ATGTCGCTTTCTAAAAAGTTGACTTTGGACAAACTGGATGTTAAAGGAAAGCGAGTCATCATGAGAGTAGACTTCAATGTTCCCATGAAGAAGAACGAGATCACAAACAACCAAAGAATCAAAGCTTCCGTCCCAAGCATCAAGCACTGCCTGGATAATGGAGCCAAGTCAGTAGTTCTTATGAGTCATCTAGGCCGGCCTGATGGTGTTCCCATGCCTGACAAATACTCCTTAGAGCCTGTCGCTGCTGAGCTCAAATCCTTGCTGGGCAAGGATGTTCTATTCCTGAAGGATTGTGTAGGCCCAGAAGTGGAGAAAGCCTGTGCCGACCCAGCTCCTGGTTCAGTCATCCTGCTGGAGAACCTGCGCTTTCAtgtggaggaagaagggaagggccAAGATCCTTCTGGAAAGAAGCTTAAAGCTGAACCAGATCAGATAGAAGCCTTCAGAGCATCACTCTCCAAACTAGGGGACGTCTATGTCAATGATGCTTTTGGCACTGCACACCGAGCTCACAGTTCCATGGTGGGAGTGAATCTGCCCCAGAAGGCATCCGGATTCCTGATGAAGAAGGAGCTGGAATACTTTGCCAGAGCCTTGGAAAACCCAGAGAGACCCTTTCTGGCTATACTTGGTGGAGCCAAAGTGGCAGACAAGATCCAACTCATCACAAATATGCTGGACAAGGTCAACGAAATGATTATTGGTGGTGGAATGGCTTTTACCTTCCTTAAGGTACTCAACAACATGGAGATCGGTGCTTCCCTGTTTGATGAAGAGGGAGCTAAGATTGTCAAAGATATTATGGCCAAAGCAAAGAACAATGATGTAAATATTACTTTTCCTGTTGACTTTGTCACTGCTGACAAGTTTGATGAGAATGCTCAGGTTGGACAAGCCACTGTAGAATCTGGCATACCTCCTGGCTGGGTGGCTTTAGACTGTGGTCCTGAGAGCAACAAGAAGTATGCTGAAATTGTGGCCCGAGCAAAGCTAATTGTTTGGAATGGACCTTTAGGAGTATTTGAATGGGATGCCTTTGCTAAGGGAACCAAAGCCCTCATGGATGAAATTGTGAAAGCCACTTCCAAGGGCTGCATCACCATTATAGGGGGTGGAGACACTGCTACTTGCTGTGCCAAATGGAACACTGAAGATAAAGTCAGCCATGTGAGCACTGGAGGTGGTGCCAGTCTAGAGCTTCTGGAAGGCAAAATCCTTCCTGGAGTAGATGCCCTGAGCAACTTGTAG